The Collimonas fungivorans Ter331 genome has a segment encoding these proteins:
- a CDS encoding TonB-dependent receptor, with the protein MIRERKLSQALRQVFFTSGVVMGIGLMAQPVQAQETNDDKPMGRVEITGSNIKRTQQEGAASTQILTRKDIQQSGKTSVADVVRSLSADNNGSISGSFTNGFAGSASGVSLRGLSVNSTLVLINGRRTAPYGLGDDGQRNFVDLNTIPLGAVDRIEVLKDGASAIYGSDAIAGVVNIILRETYEGKTISGSLGTSGHGDGALRSASGTFGFGNLETDKYNYFFSIDAKQSDKILQKDRPEYLGTADARPWGGRDQRAGATTSSNTGGSSFVGTVRPVTAGGSTIPGRGIQNLPGCANIDTGTSINSGGGCLWDPIKGGYQTVQPETQNINLFGRGTLQINNNMQAYTELGLFNSQAKTINTPSGLTSAGFDLVNNRVINSGTGPGQLLLPIGHPDNPFPANRARPRWADPDRPRTSDLDTTVTRLLVGVKGTSFGWDYDSGILYAQSKTERTQNGYYRASALQTAVNNGTFRIGQAGAFNSADTLALVSPELKNWATTKLALWDFKGTREFGQLPGGPIGIAVGGELRHESTVSEATPYTDINDIVGLGYAAARSSRNISSLYTELALPVLKQLEFQLALRTDQYSDFGNSTTPKVGFKFTPIQQLAIRGTYAEGFRAPGPAESGDSAVSAFTTFARDPVRCPVTGLSADCADGKNVGAVTVGNKNLKPEKSQSYSLGFILEPIKNTSVSVDYWRIVRKNEITGSDAASIIADPSKFPDATVVRGEATSDFPGLAGPILLVKAPYINAGQTRTSGIDIDLRSRFDLNSYGRMTAGLTVSQMFEFKRTTSGVTQNFVGTHGDTNLSGNGGTPRTRASASLAWDRGPFNVTTSVNYVSGIEDKNEAGGECLDVDPVSGKPLMNCRVASFTTVDLFGRWDVSKQWQVTAAIANIFDRLAPLDVQTYGRINYNPSLHQSGAVGRYFTLGARYTF; encoded by the coding sequence ATGATCAGGGAACGGAAATTGTCGCAGGCGCTACGCCAGGTGTTTTTTACCAGCGGCGTAGTGATGGGTATCGGATTAATGGCCCAGCCTGTGCAGGCGCAGGAGACAAACGACGACAAACCGATGGGGCGGGTTGAAATCACCGGCTCCAACATTAAACGTACCCAGCAGGAAGGAGCTGCATCGACGCAGATCCTGACGCGCAAGGACATCCAGCAGTCGGGCAAGACATCGGTAGCCGATGTGGTGCGCAGCCTGTCGGCCGACAACAACGGCTCCATCAGCGGTTCATTCACCAACGGCTTCGCCGGCAGCGCCTCGGGCGTTTCGCTGCGCGGGCTGTCAGTCAACTCCACCCTGGTCCTGATCAACGGCCGGCGCACTGCGCCTTACGGCCTGGGCGATGACGGCCAGCGCAACTTTGTCGACTTGAACACGATCCCGCTGGGCGCGGTGGACCGCATCGAAGTGCTGAAAGACGGCGCTTCTGCGATCTATGGTTCGGATGCGATTGCCGGCGTGGTCAACATCATCTTGCGTGAAACCTATGAGGGCAAGACGATCTCCGGATCGCTGGGCACTTCGGGCCATGGCGACGGTGCGTTGAGAAGCGCATCGGGCACCTTCGGTTTCGGCAATCTGGAAACCGACAAGTACAACTATTTCTTCAGCATCGACGCCAAGCAAAGCGACAAGATCCTGCAAAAAGACCGGCCCGAATACCTGGGAACAGCCGACGCCCGTCCATGGGGCGGCCGTGACCAGCGCGCAGGCGCCACTACCAGCAGCAATACCGGCGGCAGCAGTTTCGTCGGCACCGTACGGCCGGTCACCGCCGGCGGCTCTACGATTCCTGGCCGCGGTATCCAGAACCTGCCCGGCTGCGCCAATATCGACACCGGTACATCGATCAATTCCGGCGGCGGCTGCCTGTGGGATCCGATCAAGGGCGGCTACCAGACGGTGCAGCCGGAAACCCAGAATATCAATCTGTTCGGCCGCGGTACCCTGCAAATCAACAACAACATGCAAGCCTATACCGAACTCGGCTTGTTCAACTCCCAGGCCAAGACGATCAATACCCCGTCCGGCCTGACCAGCGCCGGCTTCGACCTGGTCAACAACCGCGTTATCAACTCAGGCACTGGCCCTGGCCAGCTGCTGCTGCCTATCGGCCATCCGGACAATCCGTTTCCTGCCAACCGGGCTCGCCCGCGCTGGGCCGATCCTGACCGTCCGCGTACTTCCGACCTCGATACCACTGTCACGCGCCTGTTGGTCGGCGTGAAGGGAACCAGTTTCGGCTGGGATTACGACAGCGGCATCTTGTACGCGCAAAGCAAGACCGAGCGTACTCAGAATGGCTATTACCGCGCCAGCGCACTGCAGACGGCAGTCAACAATGGCACTTTCCGTATTGGCCAGGCCGGTGCGTTCAACAGCGCAGACACGCTGGCTTTGGTATCGCCTGAACTGAAAAATTGGGCAACCACCAAGCTCGCTTTGTGGGACTTCAAGGGTACCCGTGAATTCGGCCAGCTGCCGGGCGGGCCTATCGGTATCGCGGTCGGTGGTGAACTGCGTCACGAATCTACCGTCAGCGAAGCGACGCCGTACACTGACATCAACGATATCGTCGGCCTGGGATATGCCGCAGCCAGGTCTTCGCGCAACATCAGTTCCCTGTACACGGAACTGGCGCTGCCGGTCCTCAAGCAGCTGGAATTCCAGCTTGCCTTGCGTACCGACCAGTACTCCGATTTCGGTAACTCGACGACACCGAAGGTAGGCTTCAAATTCACGCCGATCCAGCAACTGGCCATCCGCGGTACGTATGCGGAAGGGTTCCGTGCGCCAGGACCAGCTGAAAGCGGCGACAGCGCAGTTTCTGCTTTCACCACTTTCGCGCGTGATCCGGTGCGTTGTCCTGTCACCGGTCTTTCCGCGGATTGTGCGGATGGCAAGAACGTTGGTGCGGTAACGGTCGGCAACAAGAACCTGAAGCCGGAAAAATCCCAGAGCTACAGCCTGGGCTTCATCCTGGAACCGATCAAGAACACCAGCGTGTCGGTGGACTACTGGCGTATCGTTCGCAAGAATGAAATCACCGGCTCTGACGCCGCTTCCATCATTGCAGATCCATCGAAATTCCCTGATGCGACTGTGGTGCGTGGCGAGGCGACTTCAGACTTCCCTGGCCTGGCCGGTCCTATCCTGCTGGTCAAGGCGCCTTATATCAATGCCGGCCAGACTCGCACCAGCGGCATCGATATCGACCTGCGCAGCCGTTTTGACCTGAATTCCTACGGTCGCATGACTGCCGGCCTGACAGTGTCGCAAATGTTCGAGTTCAAGCGCACCACCAGTGGCGTGACGCAGAACTTCGTCGGCACCCATGGCGATACCAACTTGTCCGGCAACGGCGGCACGCCGCGTACCCGTGCTTCGGCTTCGCTGGCATGGGACCGTGGCCCGTTCAACGTGACGACTTCGGTCAACTATGTCAGCGGCATCGAGGACAAGAACGAAGCAGGCGGCGAATGCCTGGACGTCGATCCTGTCTCCGGCAAACCGTTGATGAACTGCCGGGTTGCCTCGTTCACTACAGTCGACCTGTTCGGCCGCTGGGATGTGAGCAAGCAATGGCAGGTGACCGCTGCGATCGCCAACATATTCGACCGCCTGGCGCCGCTCGACGTACAAACCTACGGCCGTATCAACTACAACCCGTCGCTGCATCAATCCGGCGCTGTAGGCCGCTACTTCACTTTGGGTGCTCGCTACACCTTCTAA
- a CDS encoding TIR domain-containing protein: MSDISIAMAKLAGIQKSVQSALGEDVSRNRGGIPQHRRSFNPMDVVHYFKQAAVQLAILQKYMPDWYSDFHQLPLEPELQMMATPEDVRPMHFSRAQMERLVRDIEQLFEIRANSQHSASQVKVAPRKVFISHGRSKDWYEVQAHIEKDLMLMTMELAQEPSKGQTIIEKLEANSEQCDSAVIVMSGDDADADGQARVRENVMHEIGYFQGKYSRQRVVLLHEEGVSVPTNLSGIVYVAYPKGVVSATFGVLDRELKAIYGL, translated from the coding sequence ATGAGCGATATATCAATAGCAATGGCGAAGCTTGCTGGTATCCAGAAATCGGTGCAGTCAGCCCTGGGGGAGGATGTCAGTCGCAATAGAGGTGGCATTCCGCAGCACCGACGTAGCTTCAATCCCATGGATGTCGTTCATTATTTTAAACAGGCGGCAGTGCAGTTGGCGATTCTGCAAAAGTACATGCCGGATTGGTACAGCGACTTCCACCAGCTACCGCTTGAACCGGAGTTGCAGATGATGGCAACTCCTGAAGATGTGAGGCCAATGCACTTTTCACGTGCCCAGATGGAGAGGCTCGTACGCGACATCGAGCAACTTTTTGAGATTCGTGCTAACAGTCAGCACTCGGCCTCGCAGGTTAAGGTCGCGCCTCGAAAGGTATTCATCTCGCACGGACGGTCCAAGGATTGGTACGAGGTACAGGCCCATATTGAGAAGGATCTAATGCTCATGACTATGGAGTTGGCTCAAGAACCGAGCAAAGGGCAGACGATTATCGAGAAATTAGAAGCGAACTCCGAGCAATGCGATTCCGCTGTAATCGTGATGAGCGGTGATGACGCCGACGCTGATGGACAGGCAAGGGTGCGTGAGAACGTCATGCATGAAATTGGCTATTTCCAAGGAAAGTACAGCCGACAGCGCGTAGTTTTGCTGCACGAAGAGGGCGTTAGCGTACCGACCAACCTTTCAGGCATCGTCTACGTTGCATACCCTAAAGGGGTGGTAAGTGCCACGTTCGGCGTTCTCGATCGCGAACTCAAGGCCATATATGGGCTCTGA